One stretch of Diabrotica undecimpunctata isolate CICGRU chromosome 5, icDiaUnde3, whole genome shotgun sequence DNA includes these proteins:
- the LOC140441965 gene encoding 3'-5' ssDNA/RNA exonuclease TatD — translation MAAQVENQDSELLDMEKYYENYILIDIGANLTNKKYGRDLDSVIQRAKDSGVRKIMVTGTSVKASKEALRLTRIYPDTLYSTAGIHPHDAKSYTDESWDELRLIASNAECVAVGECGLDYNRNFSDPEDQKLVFRKHIELAIEINKPVFVHERDAHDDLLKVLDEFSAKLPPVVIHCFTGTLEQALAYLDKGFYIGLTGYLCKDKSDVGVRKLLESGSLPLDRLVVETDSPFMYPNTRASKLPDHVKDSLTERSMMFLHRYCTFQRNEPCSLPAIVEMIAAFMKKKPEEVALATSFNSMKLFGLS, via the exons atGGCAGCTCAAGTAGAAAACCAAGATTCAGAATTATTGGATATGGAGAAATACTATGAAAATTATATTCTTATTGATATTGGTGCTAATTTAACTAATAAAAAGTATGGCAGAGATTTAGATTCTGTTATACAAAGGGCTAAAGATTCGG GAGTTAGAAAAATTATGGTAACAGGGACATCAGTAAAAGCCAGCAAGGAAGCCTTAAGATTAACTAGAATATATCCAGATACTTTATACTCTACAGCAG GGATACACCCACATGATGCCAAATCATATACAGATGAATCTTGGGATGAATTGAGGCTAATAGCTAGTAATGCAGAATGTGTAGCCGTAGGAGAATGTGGATTAGACTACAACAGAAATTTCTCAGATCCAGAAGATCAAAAACTAGTGTTCagaaaacat ATTGAATTAGCTATCGAAATAAACAAACCTGTATTTGTTCACGAACGAGATGCTCACGatgatttattgaaagttttagACGAATTTAGCGCCAAACTACCTCCAGTTGTGATACATTGCTTTACTGGTACTTTAGAGCAAGCCCTAGCGTATCTAGATAAAGGGTTTTACATAGGATTAACAG GCTACCTATGTAAAGACAAATCAGATGTTGGGGTACGAAAGCTCTTAGAATCTGGTTCTTTGCCTTTAGATCGACTAGTAGTTGAAACAGATTCACCTTTTATGTATCCTAATACACGTGCTTCGAAATTGCCAGACCATGTTAAAGACAGCTTAACGGAGAG ATCGATGATGTTCCTCCACCGCTACTGCACTTTTCAACGAAACGAACCTTGTTCACTTCCGGCAATTGTCGAAATGATAGCAGCTTTTATGAAAAAGAAACCCGAAGAGGTTGCTCTAGCGACTTCATTTAATTCAATGAAATTGTTTGGTCTATCGTAA